The segment TATCTGCTGGATGCGCAGTTGTTCGTCTAATAATGTCCGTGTACCTGAGCCTTTTTCACGATTTATTAGCCGAAATGACTTCGTTTTAAAATCTTCAAAGGAATGGATATGCAATGGGTTGCCTTTTTGCACATAAAAACCTGCTTTACGTGTGATCACATTTATCACGATAAAGGCATGGCTAACAAAAATTTTTTTTAGATAAGGTATATTGTAATCATTTGAGTCACCATCATACATATGTAAGCTCGCAATATCACAGTCACCATTGTACATCGCCATCACACCATTTAAGCTACCTTCATGTGAACGCAGCACCTTCATCGATTGCCGCTTTTCAATATATTTGGCTAATAAATCTAACACGAAGTCCTGTCCACTAATAATAATTTTTTGCTTATTTTGAGAAGGGCTGGCTACTGCTGGCGGTGTAGTGCCTGTTTTGCGCTTTTGGATATAGCTTTGCAAATCTGCACGATCTACTCGCATTTGGCGACCAACACGAAAAACAGGCAAATCCCCCTTTTTCACCAAATCATAAATCGTTAATTTTGACACCTTTAATAATTGTGCAACCTCTTCAATTGTATAGGATTGTTCTTGTGTCATTCAAAAATTCTCCTTCTATAGACTTCTACTATCTATCGTAACGTATTTATCATGCTATGAACATCTGGAAATTTTATATTTCATTTTTATTTATAACTGATTATAATTAGTTATGTCTTGTTATAGCGAGTTATAAAAGGAGCTTTATTGACATGAAAAATTTTTATCATTTCTTTACAACATTATTACTGCTTACGTGTATTGTAGCCGGTTGTAGTCATCAAGAGCAAGATACGCAAGCAGAGAACTCTATTGAATTAACAGTTTCTGCAGCCGCTAGCTTACAGGATGCTTTAGAAGAGCTACAAACAACATATGAAAAAGAGCATAATGCCATTAAAATTCTCTATAATTTTGGCGGTTCAGGTGCATTGCAGCAGCAGATTTTACAGGGAGCTCCTGCTGATTTATTTTTTTCAGCAGCAGAGGATAAATTTGATGCACTTGTCGACAAGGACATAGCTGCTGGTACAGACCTTTTAGCAAATGAACTAGTTTTAGTTGTTCCCAAAAATAGCGACAAGCAAATTCAGTCGTTTGACGATATAACAAAGGCAGGTAAAATTGCACTCGGCACACCTGAAACCGTTCCTGCCGGGCAATATGGGATGGAAACATTAAAAAATATGAACCTTTGGGAAGAAGTGGAGCCTAAAGTTGTTTATACAAAGGATGTACGCCAAGTGCTAACGTACACAGAAACAGAAAATGTGGATGCTGGCATTGTGTACAAAACAGATGCCCTTGTATCTGATAAAGTAGAAATTGTAGCAACTGCCAGTGCTACGATGCATACACCGATTGTTTATCCTGTAGGGATTATCAAGGGGAGCCCACATGCACAGCAGGCGGAGGAATTTT is part of the Lysinibacillus sp. FSL K6-0232 genome and harbors:
- a CDS encoding helix-turn-helix transcriptional regulator, with protein sequence MTQEQSYTIEEVAQLLKVSKLTIYDLVKKGDLPVFRVGRQMRVDRADLQSYIQKRKTGTTPPAVASPSQNKQKIIISGQDFVLDLLAKYIEKRQSMKVLRSHEGSLNGVMAMYNGDCDIASLHMYDGDSNDYNIPYLKKIFVSHAFIVINVITRKAGFYVQKGNPLHIHSFEDFKTKSFRLINREKGSGTRTLLDEQLRIQQIAPSTIKGYDNEGMSHIDVASTVANGHADIGIGIEKIAKLMNVDFIPIIQERYDIVLFKTAENELLIRMIKEILTAADFQAEVAALGDYDITQMGQVIYETL
- the modA gene encoding molybdate ABC transporter substrate-binding protein, with the translated sequence MKNFYHFFTTLLLLTCIVAGCSHQEQDTQAENSIELTVSAAASLQDALEELQTTYEKEHNAIKILYNFGGSGALQQQILQGAPADLFFSAAEDKFDALVDKDIAAGTDLLANELVLVVPKNSDKQIQSFDDITKAGKIALGTPETVPAGQYGMETLKNMNLWEEVEPKVVYTKDVRQVLTYTETENVDAGIVYKTDALVSDKVEIVATASATMHTPIVYPVGIIKGSPHAQQAEEFYQFLQSNEAMAVFQKYGFKGASE